In Papaver somniferum cultivar HN1 chromosome 1, ASM357369v1, whole genome shotgun sequence, a genomic segment contains:
- the LOC113301399 gene encoding probable amino acid permease 7 isoform X2, producing the protein MAVDNSLEIAKKDDDAYDDDGRLKRTGTIWTCNAHIITGVIGSGVLSLAWSTAQLGWIAGPISLLCFAMVTYVSAALLSDCYRSPDPVTGTRNHTYMDAVKVNLGRKQTWLCGFLQYLSMYGTGIAYVITTSISMRAIYRSNCYHYKGHEAPCDHGDAFYMLLFGASQIVFSQIPNFHDMEWLSIVAAIMSFSYSSIGFALGFAKVIENGTIQGSYGGIPQATAAKKVWKVCQALGDIAFAYPYSTILLEIQDTLRSPPAENKTMKKASRSAVFITTFFYLCCGCFGYAAFGNQTPGNLLTGFGFYEPFWLIDFANVCIIVHLVGGYQVYSQPVFAFMEGWLAEKYPNSGFINKSYNLKIPLLPSLNLSPLRLCTRTFYVATTTGIAMTFPYFNQVLGVLGSLTFWPLTIYFPVQMYFVQLKIEAWTRKWVILQTFSIVCLIISTIALIGSLEGIVSAKLE; encoded by the exons ATGGCAGTTGATAACTCTCTGGAAATAGCAAAGAAGGATGATGATGCCTACGACGACGATGGACGTCTGAAAAGAACCG GAACCATATGGACGTGTAACGCTCATATAATAACTGGTGTTATTGGATCCGGAGTTCTTTCTCTTGCCTGGAGTACTGCGCAATTGGGATGGATTGCAGGGCCTATTTCCTTACTGTGTTTCGCCATGGTCACATATGTTTCTGCTGCTCTTCTCTCAGATTGTTATAGGTCTCCTGATCCAGTCACTGGAACACGAAACCATACTTACATGGATGCAGTTAAAGTCAATCTAG GTCGAAAGCAGACCTGGTTGTGTGGTTTTCTTCAATATCTGAGCATGTATGGAACTGGTATTGCTTACGTAATCACTACATCGATCAGTATGAG AGCAATTTATagatcgaattgttatcactacaAAGGCCATGAGGCTCCATGCGATCATGGAGATGCATTTTATATGCTTCTCTTTGGAGCTAGTCAGATTGTGTTTTCGCAGATACCCAATTTCCATGACATGGAATGGCTCTCCATAGTCGCAGCAATCATGTCATTCTCGTATTCCTCAATTGGATTTGCTCTTGGCTTTGCCAAAGTAATTG AAAATGGAACTATTCAAGGAAGCTATGGGGGAATTCCCCAAGCTACAGCAGCTAAGAAAGTATGGAAGGTCTGTCAAGCACTTGGAGACATTGCTTTTGCCTATCCATACTCCACAATTCTCCTTGAAATACag GATACTCTGAGGTCACCGCCGGCAGAAAACAAAACTATGAAGAAAGCATCTAGGTCAGCGGTCTTCATCACCACCTTCTTCTATCTCTGTTGTGGATGCTTTGGATACGCAGCTTTTGGGAACCAAACTCCAGGGAACCTTTTGACTGGGTTTGGGTTCTATGAGCCGTTCTGGCTTATCGACTTTGCTAATGTTTGCATCATTGTTCATTTAGTGGGAGGATACCAG GTGTACAGTCAGCCCGTCTTTGCATTCATGGAAGGATGGCTAGCAGAGAAGTATCCCAACAGTGGCTTTATCAACAAATCCTACAATCTCAAAATCCCTTTGCTTCCAAGTCTCAATCTGAGTCCTCTAAGGCTATGCACTCGAACTTTTTATGTTGCTACAACAACAGGAATTGCAATGACTTTTCCATACTTCAACCAAGTTTTGGGAGTATTGGGTTCTTTGACCTTTTGGCCCTTGACTATATATTTCCCGGTGCAGATGTACTTTGTGCAACTGAAGATCGAGGCATGGACACGAAAATGGGTTATTCTTCAAACATTCAGCATTGTTTGTTTGATCATCAGTACAATTGCGTTAATTGGATCACTTGAAGGTATCGTAAGTGCCAAACTAGAGTAG